A window of Hemibagrus wyckioides isolate EC202008001 linkage group LG03, SWU_Hwy_1.0, whole genome shotgun sequence contains these coding sequences:
- the pcnx4 gene encoding pecanex-like protein 4: protein MGPDVPLLNDYKQEFFWKRFPQTVLGGPRLKLGYCAPPYVYIHQVVLFFMPWLLGGVGTLLFQLRVMDESGAGILSGALMLAYGATLQTLSQWVARRTGAVQRLAVGRNVMADEEEVEFTRCAGPETVRFVAPGKRFMANVVLHTALAGLMCGFGTWYLLPDRLNAIFGNVGAVVPVFVFSWVTLCIGEYSLIVNTAAETATFQPQDTYEITALTRPLYIFSFIAVDLALRCVGGGVAELQVASQVMHVLFLLLPVLWALGMLPPLDALILWLMEQSLIHTLGGSAMATNRRLVLMFLSSICISIATFFLPSSLGVVLFTVPTGFILSQDLTQIGPLLRCRTHDAHPHTRTHTRSLSLGWWSLPLSALVLTAAMTEAALLRRLCPPGGWNVTEGDGQGSGDTVLEPQALIGWILIALCVITRVLREIQSACVLGGLILNPLYPKRVSSVQAFMSSSKGLWVAALVRRVLINLVCPLAMVGFLATDASLYKLSTVASAIGFTRAFRVVWQSSEEALLQMVVVVMVRLADGGRVMDHWHDLGTGVQLIVVSLVSDRVSQFLLKLKFALTVLITSWTETKQRRQSAGALLALDVALCPLLVAVVMLSALLSAPLLPLFTLPVFLVGFPRPLRSWPGTPGTACPCPDSIYYQQLSTSLASALTHAFANGVLGAYSPGSHFLGRFQDRVVWISVLEKGYGYCTVNIKGLELQETSCHTVEARRVDEVFEAAFDRLERPGRFLRFLNPHWGNTLTPCALLPVTIYSDARNVLTGIVDSPDHLRQLRSDFLKTLVWILLHHSVQNRTYRVKSHSLRSSQHAVQPEPTSHDGKLGVVSQNHFDYSSSPQLRGRSSLSSLSDWSDEDDLFGPVPVRKPVRRMMMRAEEERTSLPGSVEIHSLYENLALASLPTLRPLGLGVSLEKEKDDALPVSSAPSATFDHANPPNFSSQHSETLSLPTSWFSSPFTTSKLRPLRPSFPDEWFRFCLAQLAIEGFWEGEDEQSVCRALQEDRALMEMYSQVALSCALALGLDISVPSASFVFRVYCGDAAWHEGLDWLRENTELHQLTLRAFRYSVKLLIDQASLGPMESEEEFYSTLHHYHQHWFIGMATERGWHDGVLQEKPFLFSLGHDITMGSYTGRVLSLQECVFQLGALCEECVRGQWANLSWELLYATNDDEERYSIQAHTLLLRNLTVQAAEPPLGYPIYSCSPTHLTCF from the exons ATGGGCCCCGACGTGCCACTGCTCAACGACTACAAGCAGGAGTTTTTCTGGAAGCGTTTTCCTCAGACAGTGCTGGGGGGCCCGAGACTCAAACTGGGCTACTGCGCACCGCCATACGTCTACATCCACCAGGTGGTGCTGTTCTTCATGCCGTGGCTCCTTGGCGGTGTGGGCACTCTGCTCTTTCAGCTCAGGGTGATGGATGAGTCCGGCGCCGGGATCTTATCCGGGGCGCTCATGCTGGCATACGGCGCCACGCTGCAGACCCTGTCCCAGTGGGTAGCACGGAGAACTGGCGCCGTCCAGAGGCTGGCGGTGGGACGCAACGTCATGGCGGACGAGGAGGAGGTGGAGTTCACGCGGTGCGCAGGACCCGAGACGGTGCGCTTTGTGGCACCGGGTAAACGCTTCATGGCCAACGTGGTTCTCCACACGGCGCTGGCAGGATTGATGTGCGGATTCGGCACGTGGTACCTCCTGCCCGATCGACTGAACGCCATTTTCGGGAACGTCGGCGCAGTGGTCCCGGTGTTTGTGTTCAGCTGGGTCACGCTGTGCATCGGAGAATACTCTCTGATCGTCAACACGGCTGCCGAAACGGCCACTTTTCAGCCGCAGGACACGTACGAGATCACGGCGCTCACCAGGCCGCTGTACATCTTCAGCTTCATCGCTGTGGATCTGGCTCTCAG GTGTGTAGGAGGGGGCGTGGCTGAGTTGCAGGTGGCCAGTCAGGTGATGCATGTGCTGTTCTTGTTGCTGCCTGTGCTGTGGGCGCTGGGAATGCTGCCTCCTCTCGATGCTCTCATCTTATGGCTCATGGAGCAGagcctcatacacacactgggaGGGTCAGCTATGGCCACCAACCGgag GTTGGTGTTAATGTTCCTGTCCTCCATCTGCATCTCCATCGCCACCTTCTTCCTCCCCTCGTCTCTGGGTGTGGTCCTCTTCACTGTGCCGACGGGCTTCATCCTCAGTCAGGACCTGACGCAGATCGGTCCGCTCTTACGGTGCAGGACACATGACGCACaccctcacacacgcacacacactcgctcactcagcCTGGGCTGGTGGAGTCTCCCGCTCTCCGCCCTCGTCCTCACTGCAGCCATGACCGAAGCGGCTCTGCTGCGCCGTCTCTGCCCCCCTGGGGGGTGGAACGTGACTGAGGGGGACGGCCAGGGGTCAGGTGACACAGTGCTGGAGCCTCaggctctgattggctggatcCTCATCGCTCTCTGTGTTATTACACGTGTGTTAAGGGAGATTcagagtgcgtgtgtgttgggAGGACTCATCCTCAATCCCCTCTACCCGAAACGTGTCAGCAGCGTCCAGGCTTTCATGAGCAGCAGCAAAGGATTGTGGGTCGCCGCACTCGTCCGCAGAGTGCTTATTAACCTGG TCTGTCCCTTAGCAATGGTTGGGTTTTTGGCCACAGATGCTTCCCTGTACAAGTTATCCACGGTGGCGTCGGCGATTGGCTTCACGCGAGCCTTCAGAGTG GTGTGGCAGAGCAGTGAGGAGGCTCTCCTgcagatggtggtggtggtgatggtgagaCTGGCTGATGGAGGACGAGTCATGGACCACTGGCATGATCTGGGCACCGGAGTGCAGcttatagtg gtGTCTCTGGTCTCTGATCGTGTCTCTCAGTTCCTGTTGAAGCTGAAGTTTGCCCTCACTGTGTTAATCACGTCGTGGACGGAGACGAAGCAGCGGCGTCAGTCGGCCGGTGCTCTGTTGGCGCTGGACGTGGCGCTGTGCCCACTGTTGGTTGCCGTGGTGATGCTGTCGGCACTGCTCTCCGCTCCTCTCCTGCCGCTCTTCACACTGCCCGTGTTCCTGGTCGGCTTCCCCAGGCCCCTGCGCTCGTGGCCCGGAACCCCCGGCACCGCCTGCCCCTGCCCGGACTCCATCTACTACCAGCAGCTCAGCACCAGTCTAGCCTCAGCACTAACACACGCATTCGCTAACGGAGTGCTGG GTGCTTATTCTCCCGGTTCTCATTTCCTGGGCCGGTTCCAGGATCGAGTGGTGTGGATCAGCGTTCTGGAGAAAGGCTACGGTTACTGTACAGTCAACATCAAG GGTTTGGAGCTGCAGGAGACGTCGTGCCACACGGTTGAAGCGCGGCGAGTCGACGAGGTATTCGAGGCGGCGTTCGATCGTCTGGAGCGTCCCGGGCGTTTCCTGCGCTTCCTGAACCCTCACTGGGGAAACACGCTCACACCCTGTGCCCTCCTGCCCGTCACCATCTACTCCGACGCCCGCAACGTCCTGACTGGCATCGTGGACTCGCCTGACCACCTGCGCCAGCTCCGCTCCGACTTTCTGAAGACGCTGGTGTGGATTCTGCTGCATCACAGCGTCCAGAACAGGACCTACAGAGTCAAATCGCACTCGCTGCGGAGCTCCCAGCATGCCGTGCAGCCTGAGCCCACCTCACACGACGGAAAACTGGGTGTGGTCTCGCAGAACCACTTCGACTACTCTTCTTCTCCTCAGCTGAGGGGGCGGAGCAGCTTGTCCTCCTTGTCGGATTGGTCAGACGAAGACGACCTGTTCGGGCCTGTCCCGGTGCGGAAGCCggtgaggaggatgatgatgcgAGCGGAGGAAGAGCGCACGTCTCTTCCGGGGTCTGTAGAAATTCACAGCCTGTATGAAAACCTGGCACTCGCATCCTTACCCACATTGCGGCCTCTCGGACTCGGAGTCAGCCTCGAAAAGGAAAAAGACGACGCCTTGCCCGTTAGCTCCGCCCCTTCGGCGACCTTCGATCACGCCAACCCACCAAACTTTTCCTCGCAACATTCCGAAACCCTCTCGCTTCCTACATCCTGGTTCTCCTCTCCTTTTACGACCTCcaagctccgcccactcagGCCCTCCTTCCCAGACGAATGGTTTCGTTTTTGTCTGGCGCAGCTGGCGATAGAGGGATTTTGGGAAGGGGAGGACGAGCAGAGCGTGTGTCGGGCGTTACAGGAGGACCGTGCACTGATGGAGATGTACAGCCAGGTGGCGCTGTCCTGCGCGCTGGCATTAGGCCTGGACATTTCAGTGCCGAGTGCCAGTTTCGTGTTTCGGGTTTACTGTGGAGACGCAGCGTGGCACGAAGGACTGGACTGGCTCCGAGAAAATACCGAGCTGCATCAGCTCACCCTCAGGGCTTTTAG gtacagTGTGAAGCTGCTGATAGACCAGGCGTCTCTGGGGCCGATGGAGAGCGAGGAGGAGTTTTACTCCACGCTGCACCATTATCATCAACACTGGTTCATCGGCATGGCGACAGAGCGAGGCTGGCACGATGGAGTTCTACAGGAGAAAcctttcctgttctcacttggCCATGATATCACCATG GGTTCATATACGGGCCGCGTGCTGTcactgcaggagtgtgtgttccagcTGGGGGCgctgtgtgaggagtgtgtgcgCGGTCAATGGGCCAATCTGTCCTGGGAGCTGCTCTACGCCACCAACGATGACGAGGAGCGCTACAGTATTcaggcacacacactcctgctgaggAACCTGACTGTGCAGGCAGCAGAACCGCCACTGGGTTACCCCATCTACTCCTGCAGCCCTACACACCTCACCTGcttctga
- the dhrs7 gene encoding dehydrogenase/reductase SDR family member 7 isoform X2: MEVCVFSVFLLCVCVYVTLQLIRFIAADADLTLLWAAAVGKRPGVALRQKVVWITGASSGIGEELAYQLSASGARLVLSARRENELHRVKRKCLELSSLEDEDILVLPLDLLDRSSHREKTDAVLQHFSKIDVLVNNSGRSQRGLFLNTDIDVYSSLMELNYLGTVSITQHVLQHMIHHGDGIIATVSSIAGLVGAPLSSGYAASKHAIQGFFNTLRTELTDYPNITISTICPGPVVSQIVHNAFSEQVNKPLSNAGDQYHKMSTERCVRLILAGLSNRVKEMWIAQQPFLLVFYLWQYTPTLAWYITSLLGRKRVQNFKAGLDADTAYFTKPKAKTS, encoded by the exons atggaggtgtgtgtgttctccgtgttcctgctgtgtgtgtgtgtttatgtgactCTGCAGCTGATCCGCTTCATCGCCGCTGACGCTGACCTCACTCTGCTGTGGGCAGCTGCGGTGGGGAAAAGGCCAG GCGTGGCTCTGAGGCAGAAGGTGGTGTGGATCACTGGAGCATCCAGTGGGATCGGGGAGGAGCTGGCGTATCAGCTGTCTGCGTCCGGCGCTCGTCTGGTGCTGTCTGCGCGCCGAGAGAACGAGCTGCACAGAGTCAAGAGGAAGTGTTtgg AGCTCTCCTCTTTAGAAGACGAGGACATTCTCGTTCTTCCACTGGATCTGTTGGACCGATCGAGCCACAGAGAGAAAACTGACGCGGTCTTGCAGCATTTCAGCAAG ATAGACGTGCTGGTGAATAACAGTGGGCGGAGTCAGCGGGGTCTCTTCCTCAACACCGACATCGATGTTTACAGCAGTCTGATGGAGCTCAACTACCTGGGAACCGTTTCCATCACACAGCACGTGCTGCAGCACATGATCCACCATGGCGACGGTATCATAGCAACCGTCAGTAGCATCGCAGGCCTGGTGGGGGCGCCGCTGTCCAGCGGATATGCAGCCAGCAAACACGCGattcag GGTTTCTTTAACACCCTGAGGACAGAGCTGACCGATTATCCAAACATCACCATCAGTACCATTTGCCCCGGACCAGTCGTGTCCCAAATCGTGCACAATGCCTTCTCTGAGCAGGTCAATAAG CCGCTGTCTAACGCAGGAGATCAGTACCATAAGATGTCGACCGAGCGCTGTGTGCGTCTGATCCTGGCCGGTTTGTCTAACCGTGTGAAGGAGATGTGGATCGCTCAGCAGCCGTTTCTTCTCGTCTTTTATCTGTGGCAGTACACGCCCACCCTCGCCTGGTACATCACCAGCCTGCTCGGCAGGAAACGGGTGCAAAACTTCAAAGCTGGACTG GACGCAGACACGGCATATTTTACCAAGCCAAAGGCCAAGACCAGCTGA
- the dhrs7 gene encoding dehydrogenase/reductase SDR family member 7 isoform X1: MEVCVFSVFLLCVCVYVTLQLIRFIAADADLTLLWAAAVGKRPGVALRQKVVWITGASSGIGEELAYQLSASGARLVLSARRENELHRVKRKCLELSSLEDEDILVLPLDLLDRSSHREKTDAVLQHFSKIDVLVNNSGRSQRGLFLNTDIDVYSSLMELNYLGTVSITQHVLQHMIHHGDGIIATVSSIAGLVGAPLSSGYAASKHAIQGFFNTLRTELTDYPNITISTICPGPVVSQIVHNAFSEQVNKPLSNAGDQYHKMSTERCVRLILAGLSNRVKEMWIAQQPFLLVFYLWQYTPTLAWYITSLLGRKRVQNFKAGLVKTHIYTHTLCWIRPHALRKH, encoded by the exons atggaggtgtgtgtgttctccgtgttcctgctgtgtgtgtgtgtttatgtgactCTGCAGCTGATCCGCTTCATCGCCGCTGACGCTGACCTCACTCTGCTGTGGGCAGCTGCGGTGGGGAAAAGGCCAG GCGTGGCTCTGAGGCAGAAGGTGGTGTGGATCACTGGAGCATCCAGTGGGATCGGGGAGGAGCTGGCGTATCAGCTGTCTGCGTCCGGCGCTCGTCTGGTGCTGTCTGCGCGCCGAGAGAACGAGCTGCACAGAGTCAAGAGGAAGTGTTtgg AGCTCTCCTCTTTAGAAGACGAGGACATTCTCGTTCTTCCACTGGATCTGTTGGACCGATCGAGCCACAGAGAGAAAACTGACGCGGTCTTGCAGCATTTCAGCAAG ATAGACGTGCTGGTGAATAACAGTGGGCGGAGTCAGCGGGGTCTCTTCCTCAACACCGACATCGATGTTTACAGCAGTCTGATGGAGCTCAACTACCTGGGAACCGTTTCCATCACACAGCACGTGCTGCAGCACATGATCCACCATGGCGACGGTATCATAGCAACCGTCAGTAGCATCGCAGGCCTGGTGGGGGCGCCGCTGTCCAGCGGATATGCAGCCAGCAAACACGCGattcag GGTTTCTTTAACACCCTGAGGACAGAGCTGACCGATTATCCAAACATCACCATCAGTACCATTTGCCCCGGACCAGTCGTGTCCCAAATCGTGCACAATGCCTTCTCTGAGCAGGTCAATAAG CCGCTGTCTAACGCAGGAGATCAGTACCATAAGATGTCGACCGAGCGCTGTGTGCGTCTGATCCTGGCCGGTTTGTCTAACCGTGTGAAGGAGATGTGGATCGCTCAGCAGCCGTTTCTTCTCGTCTTTTATCTGTGGCAGTACACGCCCACCCTCGCCTGGTACATCACCAGCCTGCTCGGCAGGAAACGGGTGCAAAACTTCAAAGCTGGACTGGtgaaaacacacatatacacacacacactttgctggATCAGACCACATGCTCTGAGAAAACACTAG
- the ppm1aa gene encoding protein phosphatase 1A codes for MGAFLDKPKMEKQNVHGEGNGLRYGVSSMQGWRVEMEDAHTAVIGLPHGLEPWSFFAVYDGHAGSQVARYCCEHLLEHITSNPDFQGGGGEEEEPSVEHVMSGIRTGFLQFDEHMREMSERNRSGSTAVGAMISPRRIFLINCGDSRGLLSRAGAVHFSTQDHKPSNPLEKQRIQNAGGSVMIQRVNGSLAVSRALGDFDYKCVSGKGPTEQLVSPEPEVYAIERSEAEDEFIVLACDGIWDVMTNEELCDFVRSRLQVTDDLERVCNEIVDTCLYKGSRDNMSVVLVCFSGAPKVSPEAVKREAELDKYLENRVEEILKKQNDDGVPDLVHVMRTLASESIPNLPPGGELASKRSVIEAVYNKLNPYRNEDTDSASADDVW; via the exons ATGGGCGCGTTCCTGGACAAGCCGAAGATGGAGAAGCAGAACGTTCACGGTGAGGGGAATGGGCTGCGCTACGGCGTGAGCAGCATGCAGGGCTGGCGTGTGGAGATGGAGGACGCTCACACGGCGGTCATCGGCCTCCCGCACGGCCTCGAGCCCTGGTCCTTCTTCGCAGTGTACGACGGCCATGCCGGCTCTCAGGTCGCCCGCTACTGCTGTGAACACCTACTCGAGCACATCACCAGCAACCCCGACTtccag ggaggaggtggagaggaggaggagccgAGCGTGGAGCACGTCATGTCAGGGATCAGGACCGGCTTCCTGCAGTTCGACGAGCACATGCGGGAGATGTCTGAACGGAACCGGAGCGGCTCGACGGCGGTGGGAGCCATGATCTCGCCGCGCCGCATCTTCTTAATCAACTGCGGCGACTCTCGGGGTCTGCTGAGCCGCGCCGGTGCCGTACACTTCTCCACACAGGACCACAAACCCAGCAACCCACTGGAGAAACAGCGCATCCAGAACGCAGGAGGGTCCGTCATGATCCAG CGTGTGAACGGTTCTCTCGCCGTGTCCAGAGCTCTGGGAGATTTTGACTACAAGTGTGTGAGCGGGAAAGGACCCACGGAGCAGCTGGTATCCCCTGAGCCCGAGGTTTACGCCATCGAGCGCTCCGAAGCCGAGGACGAGTTTATCGTTCTGGCCTGTGACGGCATCTGGGACGTGATGACCAACGAGGAGCTGTGTGACTTCGTACGCTCGAGACTGCAGGTCACCGACGACCTGGAGAGGGTGTGTAACGAGATCGTCGACACCTGTCTGTATAAG GGAAGCAGAGACAACATGAGcgtggtgttggtgtgtttcaGCGGCGCACCGAAGGTTTCACCAGAAGCCGTGAAGAGAGAAGCGGAACTCGACAAATACCTGGAGAACCGAGTAGAAG AGATCCTGAAGAAGCAGAATGATGACGGAGTTCCAGACCTGGTGCATGTGATGCGAACGCTGGCGTCAGAAAGCATCCCAAACTTACCGCCTGGAGGAGAGCTGGCCAGCAA GCGAAGCGTTATTGAAGCAGTATATAACAAACTCAACCCCTACAGGAACGAGGACACA GACTCTGCGTCCGCTGATGACGTGTGGTAG